TATTTCCTTCCTTCTAGACAACTTACAAGATGCTTAACCGTCGTTTCCAATCTACCGTGTCCTCGAGTCTGAACAAGGGCACTGGAATAGTGTTCATGAATATGGGTGGTCCCTCCACTGTCAAGGAAACCTATGACTTTTTATTTCGTCTTTTCTCGGACGGAGATTTAATCCCGTTTGGCAGATTTCAGAACATCCTGGCCCGCTTCATTGCAAGTAGAAGAACACCCAAAATTGAATCCTACTACAAAGCTATCGGAGGTGGGTCTCCTATCCGAAAGTGGTCTGAATACCAGAGTTCTAAACTATGTGAAAAATTAGACATTATCAGTCCACAATCGGCTCCTCATAAGCCTTATGTTGCCTTCAGATACGCTAATCCTCTCACTGAAGATACTTTacaaaagatgaaaaatgatGGAATTACTAAGGCCATTGCCTTTTCTCAATATCCGCAATTTAGTTATTCAACCACCGGATCATCGATTAACGAACTTTACAGGCAATCGAAAATTTTGGACCCTGATCAATCTATTAAATGGACAGTTATAGATCGCTGGCCTGACCACCCAGCCTTAGTTAAAACTTTCGCAGCTCATATCAAAGATACTCTAAACAGattcaaaactgaaaatggACTGACTGACACAAAAGACGTCGTCCTCCAATTCAGTGCTCATTCTTTACCAATGGATATTGTCAATAAAGGAGATTCGTATCCTGCAGAAGTCGCAGCGAGTGTCTTTGCCATTATGAAAGAACTTAACTTCTCAAATCCTTATAAATTAACCTGGCAATCACAGGTTGGCCCAAAGCCTTGGCTGGGTGctcaaactgaaaaaattaCCAAGCAGCTAGCATCCAGTGATGTTCCTGGAGTCGTTTTGGTTCCTATTGCCTTTACCTCTGATCATATTGAAACTCTCCATGAACTGGATATTGAACTGATTCAAGAACTACCTAATCCTTCAAAAGTAAAGCGAGTTGAATCGTTGAACGGAGACCAAACTTTCATTGACTCCTTGGCAGAACTAGTGAAGAGTCACATTGATTCGAAGGTTGTATTTTCCAACCAGTTGCCATTGGATTCCATGCTGGGAGTAGTGTCAGATAATTCCCTCACAGATCCAAAAGAGTTTTTCAGAGCCCATTGAGCATAGACATCTTTATTTATTAATTAAATTTATGCTTCTAAAGCCTCCATAATCAAGACCTAGCCTGTACTACTTTGAACCCTTCCGCAAGTGCCTCTTGAACCTGTTCATTGTTCTTCAGGGGGAGTGACTGTAAGACAAACGCCACATCGTTCCATTGATCTTCGGTCTCCACTTTTTCAAGACGATGCAACAACTTTTGGGCTAATTGTTTTTGGTGTCTCTCTTTGCCAATAAATGGAACTAGGAACTTGATGATTCTCTTCATTGCGTCCTTTTCAAGAGTTTTATCGTTTGTCAGTCCACTGAACATATCTATAAATCCGTTGTAGATAGCGTTGTCTTTAGCAGCAAGTTCGGTGAAAAACAGTTTACACATGTCAGATATTCCTTGAtcttcattttccaaacattTGGCCATAGTTGCTAGTTGTCCTTTGACCTTCAATTGGCCTGCTAAAATTAAGAAAGTTATGGTCATTAAACATGTACGTTGGACCATGATATTATCATCGTGAAGTCGACGATATAGGAAGTCAGTATTTTCATCCACCAAATTATTGAAACATACTGCCATGTCTCCAAGACCCAGTACCGCATTACTTCGAATAATAGGATCGGGGGAGTTTTTCCTATGATAGTGATTAAAAGTGGGAGATTCTCTTCAcaaaatttggaagaaacgCACATGAACTTCTCCAAGCACAATACTGCAGACCTTTGAAGTTCGGTATTTTGATACTCAAGGTTGTTGGCacaaatttctttgacaagAGGACCAAACTTTGCGAGTAGAGAATTTTCATCGAACAATAActccttctctttgataAAAGCAATAGCATCAGaaaaatcatcttcagaGGTTCCCCCTATCATTTCCAGTTCATTCTCTACTTCTTTACTCTCATCCGGCTT
This is a stretch of genomic DNA from Komagataella phaffii GS115 chromosome 3, complete sequence. It encodes these proteins:
- a CDS encoding Ferrochelatase, which codes for MLNRRFQSTVSSSLNKGTGIVFMNMGGPSTVKETYDFLFRLFSDGDLIPFGRFQNILARFIASRRTPKIESYYKAIGGGSPIRKWSEYQSSKLCEKLDIISPQSAPHKPYVAFRYANPLTEDTLQKMKNDGITKAIAFSQYPQFSYSTTGSSINELYRQSKILDPDQSIKWTVIDRWPDHPALVKTFAAHIKDTLNRFKTENGLTDTKDVVLQFSAHSLPMDIVNKGDSYPAEVAASVFAIMKELNFSNPYKLTWQSQVGPKPWLGAQTEKITKQLASSDVPGVVLVPIAFTSDHIETLHELDIELIQELPNPSKVKRVESLNGDQTFIDSLAELVKSHIDSKVVFSNQLPLDSMLGVVSDNSLTDPKEFFRAH